Below is a window of Janthinobacterium lividum DNA.
GCCGTGGCCCGCGAAGGCAGTTTTACCAGGGCGGCAGCCAAGCTGGGCGTGTCGCAATCGGCGCTGAGCCAGACGGTGCGCGCGCTGGAAGAACGGCTCGACTTGCGCCTGCTGGTGCGCACCACGCGCAGCGTCTCGCCCACGGAAGCGGGCGAACAGTTGCTGCGCACGGTGGCGCCCCGCTTCGACGAGATCGAGGCGGAGCTGGCCCTGCTCAGCGCCCGGCGCGACAAGCCGGCCGGCAACATCCGCATCAGCGCGGGAGAACACTCGGCGCTGACGGTATTGCAGCCGGCCATCGCCCGCTTGCTGCCGGACTATCCCGACATCAACATCGAAGTCGTCGTCGACAATGGCATGACCGACATCGTGGCCGCGCGCTGCGACGCGGGCGTGCGCCTGGGCGAGCAAGTGGCCAAGGACATGATCGCCATGCCCATCGGTCCCGATTTCCGCATGGCCGTCGTCGCCGCGCCCGCCTACTTCGCCCGCCAGGCGCCGCCCGCCACGCCGCAGGACTTGATGGC
It encodes the following:
- a CDS encoding LysR family transcriptional regulator; translation: MAQTNFNDILAFVAVAREGSFTRAAAKLGVSQSALSQTVRALEERLDLRLLVRTTRSVSPTEAGEQLLRTVAPRFDEIEAELALLSARRDKPAGNIRISAGEHSALTVLQPAIARLLPDYPDINIEVVVDNGMTDIVAARCDAGVRLGEQVAKDMIAMPIGPDFRMAVVAAPAYFARQAPPATPQDLMAHNCINMRLPTLGGLFAWEFAKDGQELKVRVEGQMIYNNMAMRLHSALDGLGVACMAEDVVLPYLADGRLIRVLDDWCPTYAGYKLYYPSRRHPSPAFTLLLDTLRYPRV